A part of Sugiyamaella lignohabitans strain CBS 10342 chromosome D, complete sequence genomic DNA contains:
- the ADD66 gene encoding Add66p (Protein involved in 20S proteasome assembly; forms a heterodimer with Pba1p that binds to proteasome precursors; interaction with Pba1p-Add66p may affect function of the mature proteasome and its role in maintaining respiratory metabolism; similar to human PAC2 constituent of the PAC1-PAC2 complex involved in proteasome assembly; GO_component: GO:0005737 - cytoplasm [Evidence IEA,IEA]; GO_component: GO:0005737 - cytoplasm [Evidence IDA] [PMID 14562095]; GO_component: GO:0005829 - cytosol [Evidence IDA] [PMID 17634286]; GO_function: GO:0003674 - molecular_function [Evidence ND]; GO_process: GO:0043248 - proteasome assembly [Evidence IGI,ISS] [PMID 17431397]; GO_process: GO:0043248 - proteasome assembly [Evidence IMP] [PMID 17634286]), with the protein MVSSGSNILVIPAVSAGNIPQLTLDLLIHNLDCEFVESLDDRYLYPFAGPRDGPVGIKAEPGLTTPIEAYRSKKHTGLTLLQVRSPTLPGCKAKFVSETLVPYVEKGQYTDVVVLGSSNAAFEHSGNPFDSGAVVGTSRLRVYTTDQAKGDLSERLAALTLSGTPKEKQQLPGPPETLPESGIVLDALNGVKTVPVSAIVTFAYEGDNSGDALWLAGEVTKMLNIEPPATWRQPRSWQGIYGREIPVGIEEGLYS; encoded by the coding sequence atGGTCTCTTCGGGAAGCAATATTTTGGTAATTCCTGCTGTTTCAGCAGGAAACATTCCACAATTGACACTGGATTTACTGATTCATAATCTGGATTGCGAATTTGTCGAGAGTTTAGACGACCGATATCTGTATCCATTTGCAGGACCACGAGATGGACCTGTAGGTATCAAAGCAGAACCAGGTCTTACTACGCCAATTGAGGCATACAGATCTAAGAAACACACAGGGCTGACGCTACTTCAAGTGCGGTCACCAACATTACCTGGCTGTAAAGCGAAATTTGTCTCAGAAACACTTGTTCCTTATGTGGAGAAAGGTCAATACACAGACGTAGTGGTCCTGGGATCATCCAATGCCGCTTTCGAGCATTCAGGCAACCCGTTCGATTCAGGGGCTGTGGTAGGGACCAGCCGCCTCCGTGTTTACACCACCGACCAAGCCAAAGGAGATTTATCCGAACGACTGGCAGCATTAACGCTTTCGGGGACGCCCAAAgaaaagcagcagctccctGGGCCGCCTGAAACCTTACCAGAATCTGGGATCGTACTTGACGCACTCAACGGCGTGAAAACAGTGCCCGTCTCGGCTATTGTCACATTTGCATACGAAGGAGACAACTCCGGAGATGCTctctggctggctggcgAGGTCACCAAAATGCTCAACATCGAGCCCCCTGCCACCTGGCGCCAGCCACGATCGTGGCAGGGCATCTACGGCCGGGAAATCCCTGTCGGTATCGAAGAGGGTTTATACTCTTAA
- the NPA3 gene encoding GTPase NPA3 (Member of the conserved GPN-loop GTPase family; has a role in transport of RNA polymerase II to the nucleus; exhibits GTP-dependent binding to PolII; has ATPase activity; involved in sister chromatid cohesion; phosphorylated by the Pcl1p-Pho85p kinase complex; human homolog XAB1 interacts with human RNA polymerase II; protein abundance increases in response to DNA replication stress; GO_component: GO:0005737 - cytoplasm [Evidence IEA,IEA]; GO_component: GO:0005737 - cytoplasm [Evidence IDA] [PMID 14562095]; GO_function: GO:0016887 - ATPase activity [Evidence IDA] [PMID 15082539]; GO_function: GO:0005525 - GTP binding [Evidence IEA]; GO_function: GO:0003924 - GTPase activity [Evidence IMP] [PMID 21844196]; GO_function: GO:0016787 - hydrolase activity [Evidence IEA]; GO_function: GO:0000166 - nucleotide binding [Evidence IEA,IEA]; GO_process: GO:0044376 - RNA polymerase II complex localization to nucleus [Evidence IMP] [PMID 21844196]; GO_process: GO:0008152 - metabolic process [Evidence IEA]; GO_process: GO:0007064 - mitotic sister chromatid cohesion [Evidence IMP] [PMID 21532343]; GO_process: GO:0006913 - nucleocytoplasmic transport [Evidence IDA] [PMID 21844196]), translated as MQRLNSHLHTKKQPPYVLNLDPAVLKVPFGTNIDIRDSVNYKKVMEDYNLGPNGAIMTSLNLFATKIDQVLGIVEKRAPKLDHVIVDTPGQIECFIWSASGAIITDAFASAFPTMIAYIVDTPRTTSPATFMSNMLYACSILYKTKLPMIIVFNKIDAQDPEFAKEWMSDFEKFQEALRNDEDLNGEGENSSGYMGSLMNSLSLMLEEFYCHLDVAAVSAYTGEGFDEFLESVQKKVDEYNKDYKAERDAIIKKREEDAAARKAQDLTKLMKDIGIQDDKAKPTDPAKEPIDSISDTEDIEPNELDGEVERDEDEGIIGQPSREYTLDPDDVGAHMTDSSLQDRYQQALAASGAEADREAMQKIINSGLQ; from the coding sequence ATGCAAAGATTGAATTCCCATTTACATACCAAAAAGCAACCTCCTTATGTGTTGAATTTAGATCCTGCTGTTTTAAAGGTACCATTTGGTACGAATATTGATATTCGAGATTCGGTTAACTATAAAAAAGTCATGGAGGATTACAATCTAGGACCCAATGGTGCTATCATGACATCTCTCAATCTATTTGCAACCAAGATCGACCAAGTGCTAGGAATTGTAGAAAAGAGAGCACCCAAATTAGACCATGTGATTGTAGATACTCCTGGTCAAATTGAATGTTTTATTTGGTCAGCCAGTGGTGCCATTATTACTGATGCATTTGCTTCTGCCTTTCCGACGATGATTGCGTACATTGTCGACACACCTCGAACCACATCGCCAGCTACTTTCATGTCCAACATGTTATATGCATGTTCTATTCTGTATAAAACCAAACTGCCAATGATCATCGTGTTCAACAAGATCGATGCTCAAGATCCAGAGTTTGCTAAAGAGTGGATGAGCGACTTCGAAAAGTTTCAAGAGGCATTACGTAACGATGAAGATCTAAACGGAGAGGGTGAGAACAGCTCTGGATACATGGGTTCGCTAATGAACTCATTATCACTAATGTTAGAAGAGTTCTACTGTCATTTGGACGTAGCCGCCGTTTCTGCTTATACCGGTGAGGGTTTCGACGAGTTCCTAGAATCCGTTCAGAAGAAAGTGGACGAGTATAACAAGGACTACAAAGCCGAGAGAGATGCAATTATCAAGAAacgagaagaagatgctgctgcccgAAAAGCACAAGACCTGACAAAACTAATGAAAGACATTGGAATCCAAGACGACAAGGCCAAACCCACCGATCCTGCCAAAGAGCCAATTGATTCTATATCAGATACCGAGGACATTGAGCCCAACGAGCTGGACGGCGAGGTCGAAAGagacgaagacgagggTATCATTGGCCAACCCTCACGTGAATACACGCTCGACCCCGACGACGTTGGCGCACACATGACCGACTCCAGCTTACAAGACCGGTACCAGCAAGCACTAGCGGCCTCTGGCGCCGAAGCCGACCGCGAGGCCATGCAAAAAATCATCAACTCCGGCCTGCAGTAG
- a CDS encoding conserved protein (fungal and bacterial): MPQIRPSRIRNVLVLCLILALGSYIMIKIAFPKDDYRHASRNSPNWKYRTKRDVDYNNYGNSHGGRVYAGNGITDNEGGRWADQGPLPKGVAGGPRARQPVAAAVPPPGPGNLKLAADKPERGSRQGRVGSKSDGYANNVYRQAQVDVGSGLGSGSGIGSGSGIGSGPHVGVGDGVGGKVRGRLREHGKVTDNANEPGSRRNNIYENLDNLDLDGFFDRDEFDIDYDLGSYEDYLYDDDNDVDYYYDYDGRPDSCPEYGRYSSVPHYPLSQGPLRLPFQRPLDACRTFKSSAVENLIQKFNRDLTDLDLARLFENCFPNTLDTTIRWHYNGSDESISSRDRERDRDRDRDRDRLNNVPKTVKGIPQTFVTTGDINAEWLRDSHRQLLPYIPLTNEDPALKLLILGAINTQAQFVSQFPYCNAFHPPPASGIRVPRHNSDDKVTPPVDLHVVFECKYELDSLASFLGLSNEYYRVTKDLSFVNDQWLKALDMLLKVLDEQSIPTYSESGTGTANTPKYTFQRNTDTGTETLNLGGMGNPVNANTSLIRSAFRPSDDATIYQLFIPANAQMSVELKRASDLLFAANRPELSAKVKSLGESIESGIWEHGVYRHKVFGDVFAYEVDGYGGVVSLDDANLPSLLSLPILGFVDKANPVYQNTRKMILSKAGNPYYLHGQWFSGIGGPHIGVHNAWPMSLLVAIRSSDDDDQIETLLDIVKKSTAGLGLMHESVNVDVPFSFTRSWFAWANSEFAQTIIDIAARKPHIIFDDNKPPLHPGTQAQHPLHADDV, encoded by the coding sequence ATGCCCCAGATACGGCCGTCGCGAATCCGCAATGTTCTTGTCTTGTGTCTGATATTGGCGCTTGGCAGTTATATTATGATCAAAATTGCATTCCCGAAAGACGATTATAGACATGCTAGTCGCAACAGTCCTAATTGGAAGTATAGGACTAAGAGAGATGTTGATTATAACAACTATGGAAATAGCCATGGTGGTCGAGTTTATGCTGGAAATGGTATAACAGATAATGAAGGTGGTCGTTGGGCTGATCAGGGACCACTTCCCAAAGGTGTAGCAGGTGGTCCAAGAGCACGACAGCcggttgctgctgcagttCCTCCTCCAGGTCCGGGGAATCTTAAGCTGGCTGCAGACAAACCGGAACGTGGGTCTCGTCAGGGAAGAGTCGGTTCTAAGAGTGATGGGTATGCTAATAATGTTTACAGACAGGCTCAAGTGGATGTAGGTTCTGGTTTGGGTTCTGGTTCGGGAATTGGGTCTGGTTCGGGAATTGGGTCCGGGCCACATGTTGGAGTTGGAGATGGAGTGGGAGGAAAGGTTCGAGGAAGACTTCGAGAGCACGGGAAAGTGACGGATAATGCCAATGAGCCTGGAAGTCGGCGAAATAATATTTACGAAAACCTCGATAATCTTGATTTGGACGGGTTCTTTGACCGAGATGAGTTTGATATCGATTACGATCTGGGTTCTTACGAAGATTACTtgtatgatgatgacaatgatGTAGACTATTACTACGATTACGACGGCAGACCGGACTCGTGTCCCGAATACGGTCGATACTCGTCAGTGCCTCATTATCCTTTAAGTCAGGGTCCATTGCGACTGCCGTTCCAACGACCATTGGATGCATGTCGCACATTTAAATCTTCTGCTGTCGAGAACCTGATCCAGAAGTTCAATCGGGATTTAACAGATTTAGATCTGGCAAGACTTTTTGAAAACTGCTTTCCGAACACTCTTGACACAACCATCCGTTGGCACTATAACGGATCTGATGAAAGTATCAGCAGTAGAGACAGAGAAAGAGACAGAGATAGAGACAGAGATAGAGACAGACTGAATAATGTCCCGAAAACTGTTAAAGGAATTCCACAGACGTTCGTGACTACTGGAGACATTAATGCTGAATGGCTAAGAGACTCACATCGCCAGCTTCTACCCTATATTCCTCTGACAAACGAAGACCCTGCTTTGAAACTGCTTATTCTAGGTGCCATCAACACACAAGCACAATTTGTTTCGCAGTTTCCCTATTGTAATGCATTCCATCCACCTCCTGCTAGTGGAATCAGAGTTCCTCGTCATAACTCCGACGATAAAGTGACTCCGCCTGTTGATTTGCATGTTGTGTTTGAATGCAAGTATGAACTGGACAGTCTTGCTTCGTTTTTGGGTCTGTCAAACGAATACTATCGAGTAACAAAGGACCTGTCTTTTGTTAATGATCAATGGCTTAAAGCACTTGATATGCTATTGAAAGTATTGGACGAACAGTCGATACCCACCTACTCTGaatctggaactggtactGCAAACACTCCTAAATACACATTTCAACGCAACACCGATACCGGCACCGAAACCCTCAATCTTGGAGGGATGGGTAATCCTGTGAATGCCAACACATCTCTGATCAGGTCAGCCTTCCGGCCATCTGATGATGCCACTATCTACCAGCTGTTTATTCCAGCCAACGCTCAAATGTCGGTGGAGCTCAAACGAGCATCTGACCTGCTCTTCGCAGCCAACCGACCAGAGTTATCTGCTAAGGTGAAAAGTCTTGGAGAGAGCATCGAATCCGGGATCTGGGAGCATGGTGTGTACAGACACAAGGTGTTTGGTGACGTTTTTGCATATGAAGTAGATGGGTATGGAGGAGTCGTTTCTCTGGACGATGCAAATCTTCCTTCCCTTCTGTCCTTGCCGATTCTTGGGTTTGTGGACAAAGCCAATCCCGTGTACCAAAACACCCGTAAAATGATCCTTTCTAAAGCCGGCAACCCATACTATCTTCACGGCCAGTGGTTCAGCGGGATCGGAGGGCCCCATATTGGCGTTCACAACGCCTGGCCCATGAGTCTGCTCGTCGCCATTCGGTCAtctgatgacgacgatcAGATTGAGACGCTGCTGGACATCGTCAAAAAGTCCACAGCTGGTCTTGGCCTAATGCACGAAAGTGTCAATGTCGACGTCCCCTTCTCGTTCACCCGGTCCTGGTTCGCATGGGCCAACTCGGAATTCGCGCAAACGATCATCGACATCGCCGCTCGCAAACCCCATATCATCTTCGACGACAACAAACCACCTCTCCACCCGGGCACACAGGCCCAGCACCCGCTTCATGCAGACGATGTGTGA